The Candidatus Margulisiibacteriota bacterium nucleotide sequence TGGTGGACAGGCTCTAATTTCCGGAGTGATGATGAAGGGGAAAGACTATGTTTCCAGAGCAGTTTATTCCGAAAATGATAATTTAATAGTTGATAAAAAAAAGTTTGTATCTTTTAGCCAAAAAAATAAAATATTTGGGTTTCCTTTTTTGAGAGGCATTTTTAATTTAATTGATATGTTTAGAATAGGGATGGACGCTCTGACTCACTCTATCAAGATAGCCATGCCCAACGAAGAACAGTTAAGTAAAAAAGAATTAGGTTTTTCTTTTTTGCTTAGTGGAACCATTTCTATAGGGCTTTTTTTATTGGTTCCAGCAATATTTTTTAAATATTTGCAATTTTCAGGCATCCATAACATTTTTGTTTTAAATTTATTAGAAGGCTTAATAAAGCTTACTATTTTCTTGATTTTTTTGATCAGTACATTATTTATGAAGGATATGAGAGAGATTTATCGTTATCATGGAGCCGAACACAAAACCGTCCATGCTTATGAGGATAAGGTGGAGTTAACTGTTGAAAATGTTAAAAAATATTCTCCGATTCATCAAAGATGTGGA carries:
- a CDS encoding DUF1385 domain-containing protein; translated protein: MGAVGGQALISGVMMKGKDYVSRAVYSENDNLIVDKKKFVSFSQKNKIFGFPFLRGIFNLIDMFRIGMDALTHSIKIAMPNEEQLSKKELGFSFLLSGTISIGLFLLVPAIFFKYLQFSGIHNIFVLNLLEGLIKLTIFLIFLISTLFMKDMREIYRYHGAEHKTVHAYEDKVELTVENVKKYSPIHQRCGTSFIAVLIFVSVVLFSFFGILPIFTRVLLKLLMLPVVAGIAYEIIRLSAKVDKFWYLNIFVWPGIFLQKLTTAEPGDKEIRAAIAALKEVI